From the genome of Turicibacter faecis, one region includes:
- a CDS encoding GNAT family N-acetyltransferase, with the protein MLIRKQTTKDDEIIHTVIKAAFEQAEHTDGNEHELVKALKKGEAFIKDLSLVAEIDGKIVGYILFTEAKVGRETVLALAPLAVLPDYQRSGIGLALINEGHNRARELGYDYSVVLGSETYYPKAGYLPAATFGIKPPFEVPSENFMAYPLKEEVPKVCGTIKYAKEFGID; encoded by the coding sequence TTGTTGATAAGAAAACAGACGACGAAGGATGATGAAATCATCCATACAGTGATTAAAGCGGCGTTTGAGCAGGCAGAACACACGGATGGGAATGAACATGAGCTCGTCAAGGCATTAAAGAAGGGAGAGGCGTTTATTAAAGATTTATCTCTCGTTGCCGAGATAGATGGGAAAATTGTAGGTTATATTTTGTTTACCGAGGCTAAGGTGGGACGCGAAACGGTGTTAGCACTAGCCCCGTTAGCGGTGCTTCCTGATTATCAAAGGTCGGGCATTGGGCTTGCCTTAATCAACGAGGGACATAACAGGGCGCGTGAATTAGGTTATGATTATTCGGTTGTCTTAGGCAGTGAAACTTACTACCCAAAGGCCGGTTATTTACCAGCAGCTACCTTTGGAATTAAGCCACCTTTTGAGGTGCCAAGCGAGAATTTTATGGCGTATCCACTAAAAGAAGAGGTACCGAAGGTGTGTGGAACGATCAAGTATGCCAAAGAATTTGGAATTGATTAA
- the tnpA gene encoding IS200/IS605 family transposase — MANQTNSLSHTKWMCKYHIVFTPKYRRKIIYNQYKTSIRDILKQLCAYKGVEIIEGHLMPDHVHMLVSIPPKMSVSSFMGYLKGKSALMMFDKHANLKYKFGNRHFWAEGYYVSTVGLNEATIRKYIQDQEKHDIAMDKLSVKEYEDPFKG; from the coding sequence ATGGCGAATCAAACAAATAGTTTATCGCACACAAAATGGATGTGCAAATACCATATTGTGTTTACTCCTAAGTATAGACGAAAAATAATATATAATCAATATAAAACAAGTATAAGAGATATTTTAAAACAACTTTGTGCCTATAAAGGAGTTGAAATTATTGAAGGGCATTTAATGCCAGATCATGTACATATGTTAGTAAGTATTCCACCTAAAATGAGTGTATCTAGTTTTATGGGATATTTGAAAGGAAAGAGTGCATTGATGATGTTTGATAAACATGCAAATTTGAAATACAAATTTGGAAATCGGCATTTTTGGGCAGAAGGATATTATGTCAGTACGGTTGGCCTAAATGAGGCAACGATAAGGAAATATATTCAGGATCAGGAAAAGCATGATATTGCGATGGATAAATTAAGTGTAAAAGAATATGAAGACCCCTTTAAGGGGTAG
- the pdaA gene encoding delta-lactam-biosynthetic de-N-acetylase — MKLALNFRFLKLTVLTFLLCFISVYHAEAKDIGWGIPKGENHEQPWPGKEFDEIVRQNDAYYIGSADEKVIYLTFDCGYENGNTPLILDVLKKHEVPALFFVTGHFLDENADLVKRMANEGHIVGNHTWHHPDLAKVTKEKFNEELQLVEDKYKEITGQEMVRYLRPPEGHFNQQMLDFAKERGYYTILWSLAYMDWNVDQQKGADYAYNQILARIHPGAIILMHSISSDNAECLDKLIPELQKEGYEFKSIQYLMTEDAPVPFE; from the coding sequence ATGAAACTAGCGCTTAACTTTAGGTTCTTGAAGTTGACGGTTCTAACGTTCCTCTTATGCTTTATCTCAGTTTATCACGCCGAGGCGAAAGATATTGGCTGGGGTATTCCAAAAGGAGAGAATCATGAACAACCGTGGCCAGGTAAAGAGTTTGATGAAATCGTCCGTCAAAATGATGCCTATTATATTGGCTCAGCCGATGAAAAGGTCATTTATTTAACCTTTGATTGCGGTTATGAGAATGGGAATACCCCATTAATTTTAGATGTTTTGAAAAAACATGAGGTGCCCGCTTTATTTTTTGTGACCGGTCATTTCCTTGATGAAAATGCCGATCTCGTCAAACGAATGGCTAACGAGGGACACATTGTTGGAAATCATACGTGGCATCATCCTGATTTAGCCAAAGTAACGAAAGAAAAATTTAACGAGGAGCTCCAACTTGTTGAAGATAAATATAAAGAGATTACGGGTCAAGAGATGGTTCGCTATTTAAGACCCCCAGAAGGCCATTTTAATCAACAAATGTTAGATTTTGCGAAAGAGCGAGGTTATTACACGATTTTATGGTCATTAGCTTATATGGATTGGAATGTTGACCAACAAAAAGGCGCTGACTATGCGTATAATCAGATTCTAGCACGCATTCATCCTGGGGCAATTATTTTAATGCATAGTATTTCAAGTGATAACGCCGAATGCTTAGATAAGTTAATTCCCGAACTTCAAAAGGAAGGTTATGAATTTAAGTCTATTCAATATTTAATGACTGAGGATGCCCCTGTTCCGTTTGAGTAA
- the rlmD gene encoding 23S rRNA (uracil(1939)-C(5))-methyltransferase RlmD, with translation MKMSPLKVGQEFLVTIKRIGINGEGIGYYKKQAVFIPGTLVGEEVVATCTRVANGYAEAEVVRIKRKSKHRVQPACEVYGQCGGCQLQHMSYQEQLRIKRDAVSQAIERYTSLDPDECDIRPTMGMNDPYNYRNRAQMPVGYDEDGIMVGFYSMNSRELVNVTDCDVQYEEINKVINHAVDLLDDYKVFAYAPKTRKGTARYIVVRRGFKTGEVQVTFVFANNDFKKMYSLAKDLMKYCPDVKSVYVSINGEDTHEILGKELQHVAGEKFISDELGRFKFNLSPRAFYQLNPEQTVKLYNQVKYAAALKGTEKVVDAYCGVGTIGQWVADKASEVRGVDITRQAINDAKENAKLNGLTNTYYAVGKAEQIVPKWANDGFKPDVVIVDPPRTGLGEELIEMLKRVQPQTIVYVSCNPSTMAKNLKELTKKYRVDYIQPIDMFPQTSHVECVVRLVRKNKPLKRK, from the coding sequence ATGAAGATGTCTCCTTTAAAGGTTGGTCAAGAATTTTTAGTTACCATTAAACGTATCGGTATTAACGGTGAAGGAATCGGCTATTATAAAAAGCAAGCCGTGTTTATTCCAGGAACACTAGTCGGCGAAGAGGTTGTCGCGACGTGTACACGCGTGGCAAATGGTTATGCAGAGGCTGAAGTGGTTCGTATTAAGCGTAAATCAAAACATCGCGTTCAACCGGCGTGCGAAGTTTATGGGCAATGTGGTGGATGTCAATTACAACATATGTCTTATCAAGAGCAATTACGTATTAAACGTGATGCTGTGTCTCAGGCCATTGAGCGCTATACAAGTTTAGATCCAGATGAGTGTGATATTCGTCCGACGATGGGAATGAATGACCCTTATAATTATCGTAATCGCGCGCAAATGCCGGTCGGTTATGATGAAGATGGAATTATGGTCGGATTTTATAGTATGAACTCACGCGAGTTAGTAAATGTGACGGATTGTGATGTTCAGTATGAGGAAATTAATAAGGTTATTAATCATGCGGTTGATTTATTAGATGATTATAAAGTATTTGCGTATGCACCGAAGACGCGTAAAGGGACGGCACGCTATATTGTGGTTCGCCGCGGGTTTAAAACGGGTGAGGTTCAGGTGACATTTGTTTTTGCGAATAATGATTTTAAAAAGATGTATTCGTTGGCGAAAGATTTAATGAAATACTGCCCAGATGTTAAATCGGTGTATGTGAGCATTAACGGCGAAGATACGCACGAGATTTTAGGAAAAGAGTTGCAACATGTAGCGGGTGAGAAGTTTATTTCGGATGAGTTAGGACGATTTAAATTTAATTTATCACCACGTGCCTTTTATCAGTTAAACCCAGAACAAACGGTTAAATTATACAATCAAGTGAAGTATGCGGCGGCTTTAAAGGGAACAGAGAAAGTCGTTGATGCTTATTGTGGGGTTGGAACGATTGGTCAATGGGTTGCGGATAAAGCAAGCGAGGTTCGCGGGGTTGATATTACGCGTCAAGCGATTAATGATGCGAAGGAAAATGCGAAGTTAAACGGATTAACTAATACGTATTACGCAGTTGGAAAGGCTGAGCAAATTGTTCCAAAGTGGGCGAATGACGGATTCAAACCGGATGTTGTGATTGTGGATCCTCCACGTACAGGATTAGGGGAAGAATTAATTGAAATGTTAAAACGCGTTCAACCGCAAACGATTGTCTATGTGTCATGTAATCCTTCAACGATGGCGAAAAATTTAAAAGAATTAACGAAAAAGTATCGCGTTGATTACATTCAACCGATTGATATGTTCCCTCAAACGTCTCACGTGGAATGTGTCGTACGTCTTGTTCGTAAAAACAAACCATTAAAACGAAAATAA
- a CDS encoding Na+/H+ antiporter NhaC family protein, whose amino-acid sequence MTGTIYSLIPALLTIALVILTRRVVLSLGVGALSAAFILANFNPLQTLEILMRSFSGLIVEENGLFGFLNDWNMSIIFFLLALGVITAYIVLSGGATAFTNAIIKRVKSREGVQYTAALLGILIFVDDYFNALVVGNVSKPLAKEQRVSRARLSYIVDSTSAPVCVISPISSWSTGIMGSMAVIFASTGATYNTFSAFLTTIPYHFYVLVTVIMVFIVIKYNFNIGLMKTYEESALNQQDTSLTHAEATAQEMDAQSSKGSVWDLIAPILTLIIVTVCTMAYTGYTGAINSESDFNLFFAILENISLATSLRIGGLAGLVVSMALTCRHIMAREISFAQYTKAFFLGMKSMVGAIIILLLAWAICDLVGTLDAGGYLASLITQANIAPGLIPMVMFMVASFMAFATGTSWGSFGILLPIAGSVAAALDMDLMIPIMAAVLSGAIFGDHASPISDTTLLSATGAGCDLGAHFNSQLPYALLSATIAAIGYLVFGLSQSLLIAYGVMAVCLIAVIFYAKRNRKSREEISK is encoded by the coding sequence ATGACTGGAACAATCTATTCTTTAATTCCCGCGTTACTGACCATTGCCCTTGTCATCTTAACGCGTCGTGTTGTTTTATCACTTGGGGTCGGGGCATTATCAGCCGCCTTTATTTTGGCCAACTTTAACCCGCTTCAAACATTAGAAATCTTAATGAGGTCATTTAGCGGACTTATCGTTGAAGAAAATGGACTCTTCGGATTCTTAAATGACTGGAACATGTCCATTATTTTCTTCTTACTTGCCCTTGGGGTCATCACCGCTTATATTGTTTTATCAGGGGGAGCCACAGCCTTCACCAATGCCATTATTAAACGCGTTAAATCACGTGAGGGTGTTCAATATACGGCAGCCCTCTTAGGAATTCTTATCTTTGTCGATGATTACTTTAACGCCCTTGTTGTTGGAAACGTCTCTAAACCATTAGCAAAAGAACAACGTGTCTCACGGGCACGATTATCTTATATCGTCGATTCAACCTCAGCACCTGTTTGTGTTATTTCACCTATTTCAAGCTGGTCAACAGGAATCATGGGATCGATGGCGGTTATTTTTGCAAGCACAGGAGCGACTTATAATACGTTTTCTGCCTTTTTAACAACAATCCCTTACCACTTCTATGTTCTTGTAACGGTCATCATGGTCTTCATCGTCATTAAATATAACTTCAATATTGGATTAATGAAAACCTATGAAGAAAGTGCCCTCAATCAGCAAGACACCTCACTCACTCATGCTGAGGCGACCGCTCAAGAAATGGATGCTCAATCATCTAAAGGATCCGTATGGGATTTAATCGCCCCAATCTTAACTTTAATTATCGTGACCGTTTGTACCATGGCATATACGGGATACACAGGAGCAATCAACTCAGAATCAGACTTCAATCTCTTCTTTGCCATCCTAGAAAACATTAGTTTAGCGACTTCACTCCGCATCGGAGGATTAGCTGGACTCGTTGTTTCAATGGCACTGACTTGCCGCCACATCATGGCACGCGAAATTTCATTCGCTCAATATACAAAAGCATTTTTCCTAGGGATGAAATCAATGGTCGGAGCCATCATCATCTTATTATTAGCTTGGGCAATTTGTGACCTCGTTGGTACACTTGATGCAGGTGGGTATCTTGCTTCACTCATTACACAGGCTAATATTGCACCAGGACTCATTCCAATGGTCATGTTTATGGTCGCTAGTTTCATGGCATTTGCGACGGGAACCTCTTGGGGATCATTCGGTATCTTACTTCCAATTGCGGGTTCAGTCGCTGCTGCCCTAGACATGGATCTCATGATTCCGATTATGGCCGCTGTCTTATCAGGAGCGATCTTCGGAGATCACGCCTCACCCATTTCAGATACCACATTGCTTTCTGCAACAGGAGCGGGATGTGACCTCGGCGCACACTTTAACTCTCAACTTCCTTACGCCCTACTATCAGCAACGATTGCTGCCATCGGGTATTTAGTATTTGGACTGAGTCAAAGCTTACTCATCGCCTACGGAGTCATGGCCGTTTGCTTAATCGCGGTTATCTTCTATGCGAAACGAAACAGAAAATCAAGGGAAGAAATTTCAAAATAA
- a CDS encoding ABC transporter substrate-binding protein, translating to MKKAFLSFMSFFVLVGLLVGCSKSPKEPDQQETVEMVTVTDVKGDVEIPKDPKRIVDISGASDILSLIGYEVIGTANSDGYDYTILPTYLEETLADAQILGYSMLAEMDVEAIMALNPDLIIISTVQEKMYDQLSKIAPVVMVEMKQVDWKEDFLHVAGVFGKEAEAQAWIDNYLAKAKEVGEQIKATYGADSTYLSFLASAGSLFIFDQAGLGSILYNDMGLLKPVGMPEQEDISLPVVSLDGLASIEADYIFAVGTDEDLKTLEESSIWKGTKAVKEGNVVILPASPYFNQGYSPIGRLAFVDEVQSLLAGMHE from the coding sequence ATGAAAAAAGCATTTTTATCTTTTATGAGTTTTTTTGTTTTAGTTGGATTACTTGTTGGATGTTCTAAGTCACCAAAGGAACCGGATCAACAAGAGACAGTTGAAATGGTAACGGTCACAGATGTGAAGGGTGACGTTGAAATTCCAAAGGACCCAAAACGTATTGTTGATATTAGTGGAGCTAGTGATATTTTATCGTTAATCGGATACGAGGTTATCGGGACAGCTAATAGTGATGGATATGATTACACAATCTTACCAACCTATTTAGAAGAGACGTTAGCTGATGCTCAAATTTTAGGATATAGTATGTTAGCGGAGATGGATGTTGAGGCGATTATGGCGCTTAATCCGGATTTAATTATTATTTCTACGGTGCAAGAGAAGATGTATGATCAGTTATCAAAAATCGCGCCTGTTGTGATGGTTGAGATGAAACAAGTGGATTGGAAAGAGGATTTCTTACATGTGGCAGGGGTATTTGGAAAAGAGGCCGAGGCACAAGCTTGGATTGATAATTATTTAGCGAAAGCAAAAGAAGTCGGTGAACAAATTAAAGCGACTTATGGAGCGGATAGTACGTATCTTTCATTTTTAGCGAGTGCGGGAAGTTTATTCATTTTTGATCAAGCGGGACTTGGATCGATTTTATATAATGATATGGGATTATTAAAACCAGTCGGAATGCCAGAGCAAGAAGATATTAGTTTACCAGTTGTTTCTTTAGATGGATTAGCATCTATTGAGGCAGATTATATTTTTGCAGTGGGAACAGATGAGGATTTAAAAACGTTAGAAGAGAGCAGCATTTGGAAAGGAACAAAGGCAGTAAAAGAAGGGAATGTTGTGATTTTACCGGCAAGTCCATATTTTAATCAAGGTTATAGCCCAATTGGACGTTTAGCATTTGTTGATGAAGTACAAAGTTTATTAGCGGGTATGCATGAATAA
- a CDS encoding YihY/virulence factor BrkB family protein, with product MKHIFSIEFIKKIQEQLSHREIKGLPEQIAFNLIMAIVPLLVVIVQLGTYFSLNTDAVKYFITAYAPQEVQQLLLYLFDTSAAPQSSTFFVIATALSFCWIISKGFYGISTASNTTYQVPLLKFAFLERIFSFIMLCLMVVLLLVAIILVFFGQAIITAIFHLLNITLSPHLMIIITVLRTSISFFAYLTFFLLLFYLSPTIKIKIHEIIPGALVTSIGWSVASIAFSFYANKIANYNKFYGSLSVIIILLFWLYILGYAITVGLQVNYVLKRDYFGGVEYTPRLSFIQRFKFLSKWVNFSDNGEQNLKEKH from the coding sequence ATGAAACATATTTTTAGCATAGAATTTATAAAAAAAATTCAAGAACAATTATCACATCGTGAAATTAAAGGTCTACCTGAACAGATTGCCTTCAACTTAATCATGGCTATCGTCCCGCTCCTCGTTGTCATCGTCCAACTCGGGACTTATTTTTCGTTAAACACCGATGCCGTTAAATACTTTATTACCGCCTACGCTCCACAAGAAGTTCAACAACTACTCCTTTACTTATTCGATACATCCGCTGCTCCTCAATCTAGCACCTTTTTTGTCATTGCAACGGCCCTCTCCTTTTGTTGGATTATCTCAAAAGGGTTTTACGGAATTTCAACAGCTTCAAACACCACCTACCAAGTCCCCCTTTTAAAATTCGCCTTTTTAGAACGCATCTTTTCTTTTATCATGCTTTGCCTAATGGTTGTCCTCCTTCTTGTTGCCATCATCCTTGTTTTCTTCGGGCAGGCCATTATCACCGCCATCTTCCACCTCTTAAACATCACCCTGAGCCCACACCTCATGATTATCATTACCGTTCTCAGAACAAGCATCAGTTTCTTTGCCTACCTCACCTTCTTTCTACTCCTGTTTTACCTCTCTCCCACCATCAAAATCAAAATACACGAAATTATTCCCGGTGCCCTCGTCACCTCAATTGGTTGGAGCGTCGCTTCCATCGCCTTTAGCTTTTACGCGAACAAAATCGCAAACTACAATAAATTTTACGGAAGCCTCTCCGTCATCATCATCCTCCTCTTTTGGCTCTACATCCTCGGCTACGCCATCACCGTTGGTCTCCAAGTCAACTACGTCCTAAAACGCGATTACTTCGGCGGAGTCGAATACACCCCACGCCTATCCTTTATTCAAAGATTTAAATTTCTATCCAAATGGGTGAATTTTTCAGATAATGGCGAACAAAACTTGAAAGAAAAGCACTAA